The window AGTACTAACCCAACCTAGAGGTGGTTACTTCCCCGGAACTGCGGCACTTATCAATTTAAACGGATACACTCCTGAACAAATGTATGGAGGATTTAAGGGATTAAATATGAACTTCCCCTCAGCAGCAAGGTCCGGAAATTATGACAACCGATCCTTGTCAGATTTGGAAAAGGTAGCCGAAAAATCACTAAAAGAAATCGACAAACTTTGGGAAAAAGCCTCCACTTATCTTGCCATAAAGAATAGAGGTGGTGAATTGGAATATTACCCTGAGATGGAGCAACTTTCACAAGTAGTGGCTAATGAATTACCCTTACTTATTGAAGTCAATGCTGCCAAAGATATCATTTCAGCCCTCGCTTGGGCAAAAGAAAAGCAGATCACACCAATTCTAACAGGAGTAGCTGAAGGGTGGAAAGTGGCTGATAAAATTGCTGCTGCCGGGATTCCAGTCATAACAGGACCGGTATTGGCCTTACCTACTAGAAATTCAGACAACTACGATGCCCCTTACAATAACCCTGCGTTACTCCAAAAAGCAGGAGTAAAAGTGGCCTTAAGAACAATGGAGGCTGAAAATGTCAGGAACCTACCCTTTCATGCCGGTTTTGCTGCTGCCTATGGAATGGGTACAGAGGAGGCTTTAAAAGCCATTACCATAAATTCCGCTGAAATATTTGGTTTGAGTGAGCAAATAGGTTCTCTTGAGGAAGGAAAAAATGCCACGCTCTTTATTTCAGATGGAGATCCCTTTGAACCCAAAACTCAGATTCAGCAAGTATTTATAAAAGGTTATAGAATACCTATGACCAATAGGCACATTCGGCTTTATCAAGAATTTTTGAATAGGGAAATGCAACCCTAAATCGAGAACTCTTCCTAATTATTTGATTTTAACCTTTCTCTGTGCTAGAGATAACAAGCGTATTTGACTATGAAATACCCATTTTATATCTATTTATTTTTGATGACTTCGTTCTTTGCTTGTAACAGTGAAGACCAGAAATTAGAAATTGACAATGCCATTGCCGAAGTAAAAGAAAATTTTGCTCCGGATAAGCGCGTGGCCTTATTTGAGGTGCAATGGGAAGATGGTAAGTTATTAGGAGAAACCAATCTACCTGAAGCCCATGTTGCTTTGCTATCAAAGTTAAAAGCTAATAATATTGAATTCAGTGACTCTATCCAACTTCTGCCTAGCCCCGAACTTGGATCCAAGCATTTAGCTTTGGTTACCAATTCTGTAGCCAATATAAGAAGTGCACCCAAACATTCTGCAGAATTAGCCACTCAAGCTTTAATGGGCACCCCCTTAAAGGTTTTAAAATCAAATGGGAGTTGGTATCTAGTTCAGACTCCTGACGATTATATCTCATGGGTAGATGCTGCAGCCATTGTATTGGTGGACCAAGCCACCTTGAATGAATGGTTTGAAAAAGAAAAAGTTGTGGTCACAGAAATGATAAGCAGTGTTTATACCAATGACAATTTTGAGGATATTGTAAGCGATATCACTGCAGGAAATGTATTGGAGGTTAATGGCTATGAAAATGGGAATTACTTGGTGACCCTTCCGGATCAAAGGAAAGGTGTTATTCAAGGAGACCATGCCATTAATTATGAGGTCTGGAAAAACAGCAGAAATACCAGTGATGCTAACCTTATTCAAACCGCACGAAAAATGATGGGATCACCTTACCTATGGGGAGGGACTTCCCCAAAAGGTATAGATTGTAGTGGGTTTACAAAAACCATTTATTTTCTTAATGGAATGGTCATCCCAAGAGATGCTTCACAACAAGTAAATGAAGGTGAACTGATAGATGAGGATAAAAACTGGGAAAATTTACAAGTGGGAGATTTATTGTTTTTTGGTGTTCCCGCCACAGAAACAAGTAAAGAGCGCGTCGTCCATGTAGGCATGTGGATAGGTGATGGAAAATTCATTCACTCAAGAGGAAGAGTTAGAATCAGCAGTTTTGATCCGGAAGATGAGCACTTTGATGCTGCTGAACTCAATAGATATTTACGAACCAAACGTATCAGAAATCAACCAAGTGAGAATATTCTAACGGTTGAACAGGTGCTACAATAATTTAAACATGAAAAAAATACTTTTAATTTATTTATTTCTAGGATTGATTTTTAAGCTGCAGGCCCAAAGCCCACTGGATGGCTATTCAGAAAGTGGAAGCAGAACACAGACCGACCTAGAAGAGCTGTTCCTAAAGATGGTGGATTTCCCAAGCTTTAAAAGCCACCTTAAAACCATTACCTCCAACCCTCACACCGCAGGCTCTAAAGCCAATGAAGAGGTAAGAGATTACCTTGTTGAGGTGATGACTAAAGCCAACTTAGAGACCAAGCTATACCCTTATGATGTTTATATTCCTAAAAGTCCCGGTACCTCAATCGTAGAAATTGTCACGCCCAAAAGGAAACCATTGAATCAGATGGAGGATGTGATACCTGAAAATCCTTACTCATCCCACCCAAACCTTGACAAAGGATGGAATGCTTATTCAGGTTCGGGAGATGTTATTTCCGAGGTCGTCTATGCAAACTATGGAACCAAAGAAGATTTCGAAAAACTGGAAGAGCTTGGCATTAACATCCAGGGAAAAGTAGTAATGGCCAGGTATGGAAAGAACTTCCGCGGTTTTAAGGCAAAATATGCCGAACAATATGGAGCCGCCGGAGTACTCATCTACACAGACCCGAAAGATTATGGATATAGCAGAGGGTTAGTTTATCCGGAGGGTAATAATTACAGCGAGAGTGCAATTCAAAGAGGCTCTGTATTAACTGAAACCTTTACAGGAGATCCTTTGACACCCTTTGAACCTGCTCTTCCTCTGGATGGTAAAATTAAGGTAAAGCGTCTCGATCCCAAAGAAACAAATTTACATTCAATTCCTGTAACCCCGATCGGCTATGGAGCTGCCAAAGAAATTATGGAGTTAATGAAAGGTAAACCCGTGCCGGGCGGATGGCAGGGTGGTCTGCCTTTTACCTACCGACTAGAGGGAGGAGCTGAATTAAAGGTAAGGTTAGCCGTTTCTCAACCAAAGGAAATTGTCCGAATTAATAATGTAATAGGTACAGTAAAAGGCAGTATGTATCCGGATGAATGGATCATTTTAGGTTGTCACTACGATGCTTGGGCATTTGGTACCACCGACCCGGGGAGCGGAACCGCCATGCTATTAACCTTGTCTGAGGCATTGGGTAAATTGGTAGAAGAAGGGTTAAGTCCTAAAAGGTCTATAATGATTGCGCACTGGGATGGTGAAGAATATGGTGTTATCGGTTCCACAGAATGGGTAGAACAGATGAAAGAAGAGTTAGGCAGTAAGGCTGTCGCTTACCTCAACTTTGATGCTGGTGTTTCCGGAAGAAATTTTGGGGGAGCTGCTGCTCCTACCTTAAAGAAAATAATGCAAGATGCTGCCAAAAGAGTAACCTACCCTGACTCGTCCAAAACAGTCTTTGACATGTGGTCCAAAAATGGTGAAAATATTTCTATTGGAAATCTCGGAGGAGGATCAGATCATATCGGTTTTTATATGCATACAGGCATCCCTTCATTAAGTGGAGGGACAGGGGGTAAAACACTCTATCATACCAATTACGATGATTTTAATTTCTATGAGAAATTTATTGATCCAAGTTTAAAGATGGGTGGTGCTGTTGCTCAATGGGCCGGAATAATGGCCTTGAAATTAGCTAATGCCACATTCATACCTTATGATATACCTAGGTACGCTGAAGATCTAAGTAAACATTTCGCCACTTCCACAAAAAAAATAAAAACCTATTTCCCTGATTTTTCCGGCTTTCAGCATGCTGAAGATGCCATCCAATCCTTAGCTGAATCCACCAATTTACTCAGCGAATTAATGCCCCAAGTATTGGAACACAGAAATTTCAATAAAAAAGAAATAAAGGAAATCAATTTAGCATTGATCCAACTTGAAAAAAGTTTTATTTATCAAGAAGGAATGCCATATGGCCCTTGGTATCTCTCATTATATGCTTCTTCTGATCCTTATAGTGGCTATGCATCTTGGATTCTTCCTGCCATAGAATATCAGATAGCAAACAGCAAAACGGAAAATTTGGACCATTGGGATGAAGTATATGCAAAAGCCATTCTAGATCTGAACCAAAAAGTCATCAACATCAGTCAAAAGTTAAAAAATCCTTAAGCGAATTTGAGTACGGGTAATTTTTAAGGCTTGTTTTCTATTAGTCCTAATTATGCGTCGGTTTACCCGAGGTTAAAAATAAAAAAAAGACGGGGTTGTAGCTATCTATGCCAACAACTCCGTCTTTATTTGTGAGAAACTGGAACAAAAGATCCATTTCCATAAAACTCAATTATTAATCATAATCCACTTTTACACCGTACTTGACCGTAAATCCCCGGCCAATTTGAGTAAGCCAACCTTCAAAGCAGCTTTATTGTAGACAGTCGTTAGGATAAACTAACTATTTTTCTCAGGGCTCTTGTAGGACACCGTTTTAGATCCTTTATACAATTCAAAAACCAGAAGTCTACAGTCGATGGTCCCATTATAAAAAGGAATCCTTCTTTTAGGCTTTAGCCCTATCCGTTTACCCAAATCTAGATTCCCTGTAAAAACCAGGCCTGTATATCCTGCACAACTTTTTTTCATAAAATCACCGATTTCTCTGTAGGTCAATTCAAGCTCATCTTCCTCTCCCAACCTTTCGCCATATTCAGGGTTAAAAAACACCGCTCCTTTATCCGCTTCCGGTATGGTAGCTTCTCTAAAATCACAAACTTCAAACTGAATGTATTCTGCTACTCCTGCTTGCCTAGCATTAGCTTTACTTG of the Cyclobacterium marinum DSM 745 genome contains:
- a CDS encoding C40 family peptidase, whose protein sequence is MKYPFYIYLFLMTSFFACNSEDQKLEIDNAIAEVKENFAPDKRVALFEVQWEDGKLLGETNLPEAHVALLSKLKANNIEFSDSIQLLPSPELGSKHLALVTNSVANIRSAPKHSAELATQALMGTPLKVLKSNGSWYLVQTPDDYISWVDAAAIVLVDQATLNEWFEKEKVVVTEMISSVYTNDNFEDIVSDITAGNVLEVNGYENGNYLVTLPDQRKGVIQGDHAINYEVWKNSRNTSDANLIQTARKMMGSPYLWGGTSPKGIDCSGFTKTIYFLNGMVIPRDASQQVNEGELIDEDKNWENLQVGDLLFFGVPATETSKERVVHVGMWIGDGKFIHSRGRVRISSFDPEDEHFDAAELNRYLRTKRIRNQPSENILTVEQVLQ
- a CDS encoding amidohydrolase family protein yields the protein MAQIEGEVIKPFKANFLLTNATIHTVTNGILENHDLLIENGLIKAIGIDLPEQNHTVIDCTGKFIYPGFIDGGTSLGIVEINSLRETQDYMELGKVTPQMQALTAVNPNGVAIPVTRVSGVTTVLTQPRGGYFPGTAALINLNGYTPEQMYGGFKGLNMNFPSAARSGNYDNRSLSDLEKVAEKSLKEIDKLWEKASTYLAIKNRGGELEYYPEMEQLSQVVANELPLLIEVNAAKDIISALAWAKEKQITPILTGVAEGWKVADKIAAAGIPVITGPVLALPTRNSDNYDAPYNNPALLQKAGVKVALRTMEAENVRNLPFHAGFAAAYGMGTEEALKAITINSAEIFGLSEQIGSLEEGKNATLFISDGDPFEPKTQIQQVFIKGYRIPMTNRHIRLYQEFLNREMQP
- a CDS encoding M28 family peptidase; its protein translation is MKKILLIYLFLGLIFKLQAQSPLDGYSESGSRTQTDLEELFLKMVDFPSFKSHLKTITSNPHTAGSKANEEVRDYLVEVMTKANLETKLYPYDVYIPKSPGTSIVEIVTPKRKPLNQMEDVIPENPYSSHPNLDKGWNAYSGSGDVISEVVYANYGTKEDFEKLEELGINIQGKVVMARYGKNFRGFKAKYAEQYGAAGVLIYTDPKDYGYSRGLVYPEGNNYSESAIQRGSVLTETFTGDPLTPFEPALPLDGKIKVKRLDPKETNLHSIPVTPIGYGAAKEIMELMKGKPVPGGWQGGLPFTYRLEGGAELKVRLAVSQPKEIVRINNVIGTVKGSMYPDEWIILGCHYDAWAFGTTDPGSGTAMLLTLSEALGKLVEEGLSPKRSIMIAHWDGEEYGVIGSTEWVEQMKEELGSKAVAYLNFDAGVSGRNFGGAAAPTLKKIMQDAAKRVTYPDSSKTVFDMWSKNGENISIGNLGGGSDHIGFYMHTGIPSLSGGTGGKTLYHTNYDDFNFYEKFIDPSLKMGGAVAQWAGIMALKLANATFIPYDIPRYAEDLSKHFATSTKKIKTYFPDFSGFQHAEDAIQSLAESTNLLSELMPQVLEHRNFNKKEIKEINLALIQLEKSFIYQEGMPYGPWYLSLYASSDPYSGYASWILPAIEYQIANSKTENLDHWDEVYAKAILDLNQKVINISQKLKNP